The Halobaculum sp. MBLA0143 genome includes a region encoding these proteins:
- a CDS encoding lysostaphin resistance A-like protein — MQTRHVTLDRRIVSVVAVLVAIGCVLVAENWVGGLLPGSSGPLHRVADIVQFGAILAVGLGALWFDDGELADIGLSREFLLPSVAAFLATYAVLNALGVAVAATLGLPWGLDVLTDRLGLLTAPLALTVFAAFVEEAVVRGYLQTKLRSLLGANGPLRRLLAVVVASASFALLHVPRVLVEGGYIGGGVAGTLAVLTLSGVGFGLLFELSGNVYFVGLVHALGNTWVLLVNGFAWTGTDSLLFFAAVLVAYFGVTFAYRRVAADTAFTPHVRVGGRAATDADERPRDGSVLE, encoded by the coding sequence GTGCAGACCAGACACGTCACGCTCGACCGGCGGATCGTCTCGGTGGTGGCCGTGCTCGTCGCGATCGGCTGTGTACTCGTCGCGGAAAACTGGGTCGGAGGGCTGTTACCGGGGAGTTCCGGGCCACTCCACCGTGTCGCGGACATCGTCCAGTTCGGGGCGATACTCGCGGTCGGCCTCGGGGCGCTGTGGTTCGACGACGGTGAGCTCGCGGACATCGGACTCTCCCGAGAGTTCCTCCTCCCCAGCGTCGCGGCGTTCCTGGCGACGTACGCCGTCTTGAACGCCCTCGGCGTCGCCGTCGCGGCCACCCTCGGCCTCCCGTGGGGTCTCGACGTGTTGACCGACCGTCTCGGCCTGCTGACGGCGCCGTTGGCCCTCACAGTGTTCGCCGCGTTCGTCGAGGAGGCCGTCGTCCGCGGCTACCTCCAGACGAAGCTCCGCAGCCTCTTGGGCGCGAACGGGCCGCTCCGGCGTCTGTTGGCCGTCGTCGTCGCGTCGGCGTCGTTCGCCCTGCTCCACGTGCCCCGCGTGCTCGTCGAGGGAGGGTACATCGGCGGCGGTGTCGCCGGGACGCTCGCCGTGCTCACACTGAGCGGTGTCGGCTTCGGCCTCCTGTTCGAACTGAGCGGCAACGTCTACTTCGTCGGCCTGGTCCACGCGCTCGGCAACACCTGGGTGTTGCTCGTCAACGGCTTCGCCTGGACCGGCACCGACTCGCTGCTGTTCTTCGCCGCGGTCCTCGTCGCCTACTTCGGCGTGACGTTCGCCTACCGGCGCGTCGCCGCCGACACCGCGTTCACGCCACACGTTCGCGTCGGGGGCCGAGCCGCCACGGACGCGGACGAGCGCCCACGGGACGGGTCGGTGTTGGAGTAG
- a CDS encoding DUF1156 domain-containing protein has product MTDDSERTERPIERGFPIERVNEIAAKESRAKQWYRPIYTMHKWWARRPGCLFRAITLYSLLDEDTDPAELSVYEPGENQTLGENGHSASELVDAAANVDMDNPESLWEYYPKDVRLPEDTKVLDPFAGGGTSLVEASRFGVESEGHDLNPVAWFVTKKELEAGETDVEELEAAFERVREDVADEITQYYRTPCPNGEGDHAHDADVMYNFWVKELDCTSCGHTVPLFKDYRVAAGRYENDDKYNVLCLDCGAVTLVDDWQAEESTCKNCFVTFDASQGYVTRGGYYNCPECGLKEDITDAITEQGRLDRRLYAVEYYCERCEGAGEPKSIYKGYKQADPSDHQLYHDAAREWAERTDLHEYVPDEKIPDGWKTASSSISGSAPGAGDLRQHGITEWRELFNDRQLLSLAKLLSSIDKVESDNLREFLLMVFGDSLMFQCEFTIYNQQRNNMEGIFRMNAYVPQTDFVENNVWGTKNGRGTFENTWEKLRRGVEYAQSPTERYVDDGEMVESEEFSQPIGRKAVADLGDMRTIDKEDTYDAVITDPPYYDNVMYSELSDYFYVWQKILLQDEYPGFDHEATPRAESIVANPAVNKAAEDFEREMSEALSIVRRALKDDGVLAFTYHHSDSESWGELLTSLCRNDFEITATYPISSDLNKFIGGDAVSFDIVIVARPMDDREPTSWRTLRREIVRTARDTRESLEQNRELASGDIGVIEMGKCFQEYSKHHGKVHRAGEIMDAKEVVDQIYGIIQDANLGEADVYLGLLDEWNPTTDDLNKLLRRADATQEQMEEMELLDTDASGLELLGWDDEERQAYVREMVESPDRSETTLDRAHFLREVYERGRARTEYLEEWDHDELQELCEDLARVTGDETYLRMLGADVTLEELGGD; this is encoded by the coding sequence GTGACAGACGACAGCGAGCGGACGGAGCGGCCCATCGAGCGGGGGTTCCCGATCGAGCGAGTGAACGAGATCGCGGCCAAGGAGAGCCGGGCGAAGCAGTGGTATCGTCCGATCTACACGATGCACAAGTGGTGGGCGCGGCGGCCGGGCTGTCTGTTCCGTGCGATCACGCTGTACTCCCTGTTGGACGAGGACACGGACCCGGCGGAGCTGTCGGTGTACGAGCCCGGCGAGAACCAGACGCTGGGGGAGAACGGCCACTCTGCGTCGGAGTTGGTCGACGCGGCCGCGAACGTCGACATGGACAACCCCGAGTCGCTGTGGGAGTACTACCCCAAGGACGTGCGACTCCCGGAGGACACCAAAGTCCTGGACCCGTTCGCGGGCGGGGGCACCTCCCTCGTGGAGGCGTCCCGGTTCGGCGTCGAGTCGGAGGGGCACGACCTCAACCCCGTGGCGTGGTTCGTGACGAAGAAGGAGTTGGAGGCGGGCGAGACGGACGTCGAGGAGTTGGAGGCGGCGTTCGAGCGCGTCCGCGAGGACGTGGCCGACGAGATCACGCAGTACTACCGGACGCCCTGCCCGAACGGCGAGGGGGACCACGCCCACGACGCGGACGTGATGTACAACTTCTGGGTGAAGGAACTCGACTGCACCTCCTGCGGGCACACGGTGCCGTTGTTCAAGGATTACCGTGTGGCGGCGGGTCGGTACGAGAACGACGACAAGTACAATGTTCTCTGTCTGGACTGTGGCGCGGTGACGCTCGTGGACGACTGGCAGGCCGAGGAATCCACGTGTAAGAACTGTTTCGTCACGTTCGACGCGTCACAAGGGTATGTCACTCGTGGCGGCTACTACAACTGCCCAGAATGTGGATTAAAAGAGGACATTACTGACGCCATCACTGAACAGGGAAGGCTTGACCGACGACTGTACGCGGTTGAGTACTACTGCGAACGTTGTGAGGGTGCCGGCGAACCGAAATCCATATATAAGGGGTACAAGCAGGCCGATCCATCGGATCATCAATTGTATCACGACGCGGCACGTGAATGGGCTGAACGAACGGATCTCCACGAGTATGTGCCCGACGAGAAGATTCCGGATGGGTGGAAGACAGCCTCTTCGAGTATATCCGGAAGCGCGCCGGGTGCAGGTGATCTTAGGCAGCACGGCATCACGGAGTGGAGAGAACTGTTCAACGATCGTCAGTTACTGTCTCTGGCGAAGCTGCTGTCGTCAATAGACAAGGTCGAGTCCGACAACCTCCGTGAGTTTTTGCTGATGGTGTTCGGGGACTCGTTGATGTTCCAGTGTGAGTTCACAATATACAATCAACAACGGAACAACATGGAGGGGATATTCCGAATGAATGCGTACGTCCCCCAGACCGATTTTGTCGAGAACAATGTTTGGGGAACGAAGAACGGCCGCGGAACGTTTGAAAATACCTGGGAAAAACTCCGTCGGGGTGTTGAATACGCTCAATCACCAACCGAACGGTACGTTGACGACGGAGAAATGGTTGAATCTGAAGAGTTTTCTCAACCGATCGGGCGAAAGGCCGTGGCGGATCTCGGGGACATGCGGACAATTGACAAGGAAGATACGTACGACGCCGTCATCACCGATCCCCCGTACTACGATAACGTTATGTATAGTGAATTATCTGACTACTTTTATGTCTGGCAGAAGATTCTTTTACAAGATGAGTACCCTGGGTTCGATCACGAAGCGACACCTCGTGCAGAGTCGATAGTCGCTAATCCGGCAGTCAACAAAGCCGCTGAGGACTTTGAGCGAGAGATGAGCGAAGCCCTCTCTATCGTCCGGCGTGCGCTAAAAGACGACGGCGTCCTCGCGTTCACATACCACCACAGCGACTCCGAGAGTTGGGGGGAACTCCTCACCTCACTCTGCCGAAACGACTTCGAGATCACCGCGACGTACCCGATCAGCTCCGACCTGAACAAGTTCATCGGCGGGGACGCGGTCTCATTCGACATCGTGATCGTCGCCCGCCCGATGGACGACCGAGAGCCAACGTCTTGGCGGACGCTCCGCCGCGAGATCGTCCGGACGGCACGCGATACCCGTGAATCACTCGAACAGAACCGTGAACTCGCCTCTGGCGACATCGGCGTGATCGAGATGGGCAAATGCTTCCAAGAGTACTCGAAGCACCACGGCAAAGTCCACCGTGCCGGCGAAATCATGGACGCGAAGGAGGTCGTCGATCAGATCTACGGGATCATTCAAGACGCCAATCTCGGCGAGGCAGACGTTTACCTCGGCCTGCTCGACGAGTGGAACCCCACCACGGACGATCTCAACAAGCTCTTGCGACGCGCAGACGCCACACAGGAACAGATGGAGGAGATGGAGCTCCTCGACACCGATGCCTCCGGTCTCGAACTCCTCGGCTGGGACGACGAGGAACGCCAGGCGTACGTCCGCGAGATGGTCGAGAGTCCCGACCGCAGCGAGACGACGCTCGACCGAGCGCACTTCCTCCGAGAAGTGTACGAACGGGGTCGGGCACGGACAGAGTACCTGGAAGAGTGGGACCACGACGAGCTCCAGGAACTCTGTGAGGACCTCGCCCGAGTGACGGGCGACGAGACGTACCTCCGAATGCTCGGCGCGGACGTGACGTTGGAGGAGCTCGGCGGCGACTGA
- a CDS encoding DUF1156 domain-containing protein, producing the protein MTDDRDRAPIERGFPIERVSDLANRETRAKLHYRPLSVLHKWWARQLGTLFRAVSLYTLVDDPDAVTVRQPGEKNGTETPLEEFAGNDVDDGNTTDTDDTDLSGAWDRDRLAAAIDAVDLESPAALWDLYAADVRVDDTSVLDPFVGAGTTLAEAVRFDAAVTGVDLNPVATFLTERSLEAHRVDTETLETAFETVRDSVADELRSHYRTACPEDDDHTADVVYGLWVRCLDCSSCGERVRLFRDYRVAAGRYDDSDRDVVLCPDCETVFTTDDYDETAVCPSCSHSFRPAVGPVANGNYGCPSCGLQYPIVDAIADGGSYEDYLYAVEYYCPDCEDDGADRPTYKGYRGATPADRERFDAAADALASDSDLSAYLPQTDIPEGAVTTSSRISGNDLFAHGFEQWQDLFNPRQRYCLATLLSAIDEIDDPDARAYLLTAFTDSLAFQSRLSLYNPNGGKVESVFRRNSFTPRVEYAENNVWGTRAGRGTFTNTFQKVRDAVAYASAPTERHLVDDEMVESPPFDHPVGGDSEVRQGDARTAATDDAPYDVVLTDPPYYGNAIYSELSEFYYVWLRLVLADDDPAFEPPHTPRDGEIVSNPATGVDDEGFETALAAAFDRVRDVLADDGLLVFTYRHGGPAEWAALVDGLADAGFAPTATYPVSADAGAFGDGDAEFTVVVVARPRSEPESEPEAVSWPTIRRRLHATAGEAHEAATTGQTISEGDAAVVALGRCLRAYAPHHGAVHRDGDTLDTETILSELFDTLGGDVTVTDVYLDLLATDDPTAADVRRLCRGIDVDPADLEACRLVDLSDELTLAAWDTPARRSYVESLPPDDRTPLDTVHLARARHEDPDGTALDATNPDTVGELLDVAAEIAAVTDDDDYQTLFQR; encoded by the coding sequence GTGACGGACGACCGCGACCGCGCCCCCATCGAGCGGGGGTTCCCGATCGAACGGGTGAGCGACCTGGCCAACCGCGAGACCCGCGCGAAGCTCCACTACCGCCCGCTGTCCGTCCTCCACAAGTGGTGGGCCAGACAGCTCGGCACCCTCTTTCGCGCCGTCTCGCTGTACACCCTCGTCGACGACCCCGACGCCGTGACCGTCCGCCAGCCGGGCGAGAAGAACGGCACCGAGACGCCGCTGGAAGAGTTCGCCGGCAACGACGTAGACGACGGGAACACGACCGACACGGACGACACGGACCTCTCGGGAGCGTGGGACCGCGACCGCCTGGCGGCGGCAATCGACGCCGTCGACTTGGAGTCGCCGGCCGCGCTGTGGGACCTGTACGCCGCCGACGTCCGGGTCGACGACACGAGCGTGTTGGACCCGTTCGTCGGGGCCGGGACGACGCTCGCGGAGGCCGTCAGGTTCGACGCGGCCGTCACCGGCGTCGACCTCAACCCCGTGGCGACGTTCCTGACCGAGCGGAGCCTGGAGGCACACCGCGTCGACACCGAGACGCTGGAGACCGCCTTCGAGACCGTCCGGGACTCTGTCGCGGACGAACTCCGATCACACTACCGGACGGCCTGTCCGGAAGACGACGACCACACCGCCGACGTGGTGTACGGGCTGTGGGTTCGCTGTCTCGACTGCTCGTCGTGTGGCGAACGGGTGCGACTGTTCAGAGACTACCGCGTCGCCGCCGGTCGCTACGACGACAGCGACCGCGACGTGGTACTCTGTCCGGACTGCGAGACCGTGTTCACGACGGACGACTACGACGAGACGGCCGTCTGCCCCTCGTGTAGCCACTCCTTCCGGCCCGCGGTCGGCCCGGTTGCGAACGGCAACTACGGCTGTCCGTCCTGTGGGCTCCAGTACCCCATCGTCGACGCCATCGCCGACGGCGGGTCGTACGAGGACTATCTCTACGCCGTCGAGTACTACTGCCCCGACTGCGAGGACGACGGTGCGGACCGGCCGACGTACAAGGGGTACCGCGGCGCGACCCCGGCCGACCGCGAACGGTTCGACGCGGCCGCCGACGCGCTCGCGTCCGACTCGGACCTGTCCGCGTACCTCCCGCAGACGGACATCCCCGAGGGCGCGGTCACGACCAGTTCCCGCATCAGCGGCAACGACCTGTTCGCCCACGGGTTCGAGCAGTGGCAGGATCTGTTCAACCCACGACAGCGCTACTGTCTGGCGACACTCCTGTCTGCCATCGACGAGATCGACGACCCAGACGCCAGAGCCTACCTCCTGACGGCGTTCACCGACTCGCTGGCGTTCCAGAGCCGACTGTCGCTGTACAACCCGAACGGCGGCAAGGTGGAGAGCGTGTTCCGACGCAACTCCTTCACCCCGCGCGTCGAGTACGCCGAGAACAACGTCTGGGGCACCCGCGCCGGCCGCGGGACGTTCACCAACACGTTCCAGAAGGTGCGTGACGCCGTCGCCTACGCCAGCGCCCCGACGGAACGACACCTCGTCGACGACGAGATGGTCGAGAGCCCGCCGTTCGACCACCCCGTCGGCGGCGACAGCGAGGTGCGACAGGGTGACGCCCGCACCGCAGCCACAGACGACGCGCCGTACGACGTGGTTCTCACGGACCCGCCGTACTACGGCAACGCGATCTACTCGGAGCTGTCGGAGTTCTACTACGTCTGGCTCCGGCTCGTCCTCGCGGACGACGATCCGGCGTTCGAGCCGCCACACACTCCGCGCGACGGCGAGATCGTCTCGAACCCGGCAACGGGAGTCGACGACGAAGGGTTCGAGACGGCGCTCGCGGCGGCGTTCGACCGTGTCCGAGACGTGCTCGCGGACGACGGTCTCCTCGTGTTCACCTACCGCCACGGCGGCCCCGCAGAGTGGGCGGCGCTCGTCGACGGGCTGGCCGATGCCGGCTTCGCCCCGACCGCGACGTACCCCGTCTCCGCCGACGCCGGCGCGTTCGGCGATGGCGACGCCGAGTTCACCGTCGTCGTCGTCGCCCGGCCGAGATCCGAACCGGAGTCGGAGCCGGAGGCGGTGAGCTGGCCGACGATCCGGCGACGACTCCACGCGACCGCGGGCGAGGCACACGAGGCGGCGACCACCGGCCAGACGATCTCGGAGGGTGACGCCGCGGTGGTCGCGCTCGGCCGGTGTCTCCGTGCGTACGCCCCGCACCACGGCGCAGTCCACCGCGACGGCGACACTCTCGACACGGAAACGATCCTGTCGGAGCTGTTCGACACGCTCGGCGGTGATGTCACCGTGACGGACGTCTACCTCGATCTCCTGGCGACGGACGACCCGACTGCGGCGGACGTACGGCGACTCTGCCGCGGGATCGACGTCGACCCGGCAGATCTGGAGGCGTGTCGACTCGTCGATCTGTCGGACGAACTGACACTGGCAGCCTGGGACACGCCGGCACGACGGTCGTACGTCGAGTCGCTCCCCCCCGACGACCGGACGCCTCTCGACACCGTCCACCTGGCCCGCGCGCGCCACGAGGACCCCGACGGGACGGCTCTGGACGCGACGAACCCGGACACGGTAGGCGAACTGCTCGATGTCGCCGCCGAAATCGCGGCGGTCACCGACGACGACGACTACCAGACACTGTTCCAGCGGTGA
- a CDS encoding DUF499 domain-containing protein, giving the protein MSADAVLETTIDDVVELSPELTEGDGLVDGQIRLYDVESDESLESNAERFFDRTLLTDGLEDSLKRLRDTLNGEDRTRIQELYGPYGTGKTHQMVALYHCFASPDAVADWADGRVEGLGAALPDDAEPIVLSLQKEQFDYLWEPLFDALGYEPDRTNYDEEGGYPTIDVISEAVGDRTVAFFVDELEDFFDSLTGRREAANRGFLQALCEASTRPDTRLFPVVSVLREESTVQDILSRQERVEVNMSNQVSIGEVLRHRLIGEVRDEDRLRSLADEYVEAYAETDHVDLQPGFRDRLIETYPFHPELISALQTRYAAGADSGTRETADGEEIQSGPTRGMLYLFARVLVDRYEETDLLTHGQVDAVDYNDELGRINIQHDRPDRCFEDIERRLADAEVDFGREILSTVLIYSLTPGLDEGATREDVVVGTFHAGDRINDIVVGLQRLQGEVYHLWTDDDERYVVREDENPRSLVRNAARDVSDERALQLLAQTVESVFGTGAYPVGFTDDGRLGEVPDDKRAKTVVKNAPWTEAEVAEIVKNRPTGRQWRNTLVFVQPSGDTDITAGARTETFLGKAKEILGARLRKDDQNFAEDIREEIDDLEDEYEADLERRVRSAYGDVLDTDDPLNGFDTATTLDLETYTGLERLPTASEIAAASEAAPFDLKRHAEDIVADRLDARDEITVADVYDRFLRDPSRPIPADESAVASAVAEALDGDDVLAHRTDGFTETFDTLDPDTTLVAREDVADWTDDDVASELRTAFGRGEEAVDLGSFELDLRDRTDVWFPEQSVEEAVKHAAGRLAREDRYVLFNGDEILDRPRSDATLRDTADADSVDADDVRDRITATLSESPAVDTADVLGSIRNDRAVHLPADETERVFRRAVDDLLDGPHRLREDGRYPDQLGDRDPVGVTIVPFLGDDGRTKVLEYADGLDPETTFRAEGVRDETVPDEPAAAVANVLFWALDGDRETDYRVAPGSRDDPADWHRGIQFQVRPEGDEFQYEGTDAEELRQQWKDEGATGEVAIGTVEYTVPDDSAVPSSMTGVASFGRSRTILELSEGVSHEEIAEIVTRIPTNVIEIEIDVEFD; this is encoded by the coding sequence ATGAGCGCGGACGCGGTTCTGGAGACCACCATCGACGACGTCGTCGAGCTGTCGCCGGAACTCACGGAGGGCGACGGCCTGGTCGACGGCCAGATCAGGCTCTACGACGTCGAGAGCGACGAGTCGCTGGAGTCGAACGCCGAGCGGTTCTTCGACCGCACGCTGCTGACCGACGGGCTGGAAGACTCGCTGAAGCGACTCCGCGACACGCTGAACGGGGAAGACCGAACCCGGATTCAGGAGCTGTACGGCCCCTACGGCACGGGGAAGACCCACCAGATGGTGGCGCTGTACCACTGTTTCGCCTCGCCCGACGCCGTCGCCGACTGGGCCGACGGCCGGGTCGAGGGGCTGGGCGCGGCGCTGCCGGACGACGCCGAGCCGATCGTCCTCTCGCTCCAGAAAGAACAGTTCGACTACCTCTGGGAGCCGTTGTTCGACGCCTTGGGCTACGAGCCCGACCGGACGAACTACGACGAGGAGGGGGGGTACCCCACCATCGACGTGATAAGCGAGGCCGTCGGGGACCGGACGGTGGCCTTCTTCGTGGACGAACTGGAGGACTTCTTCGACTCGCTGACGGGTCGCCGCGAGGCGGCGAATCGTGGCTTCCTCCAGGCGCTGTGTGAGGCGTCCACGCGCCCGGACACGCGGCTGTTCCCCGTCGTCTCCGTCCTGCGGGAGGAGTCGACGGTTCAAGACATCCTCTCGCGCCAGGAACGCGTCGAGGTGAACATGTCGAATCAGGTGTCCATCGGCGAGGTGCTGCGCCACCGCCTGATCGGCGAGGTGCGCGACGAGGACCGACTCCGGTCGCTCGCGGACGAGTACGTCGAGGCGTACGCGGAGACGGACCACGTCGACCTCCAGCCGGGGTTCCGCGATCGCCTGATCGAGACGTACCCGTTCCACCCGGAGCTGATCTCGGCGCTCCAGACCCGCTACGCCGCCGGCGCCGACTCCGGCACCCGCGAGACGGCCGACGGCGAGGAGATCCAGTCCGGCCCCACCCGCGGGATGCTGTACCTGTTCGCTCGCGTGCTCGTCGACCGCTACGAGGAGACGGATCTGCTCACCCACGGCCAGGTGGACGCCGTCGACTACAACGACGAACTCGGTCGGATCAACATCCAGCACGACCGCCCGGACCGGTGTTTCGAGGACATCGAGCGCCGCCTCGCCGACGCCGAGGTGGACTTCGGCCGCGAGATTCTCTCGACCGTGTTGATCTACTCGCTCACCCCCGGGTTGGACGAGGGGGCGACGAGAGAGGACGTCGTCGTCGGCACGTTCCACGCCGGCGACCGGATCAACGACATCGTGGTCGGCCTCCAGCGACTCCAGGGGGAGGTGTACCACCTCTGGACGGACGACGACGAGCGGTACGTCGTCCGCGAGGACGAGAACCCCCGGTCGCTCGTCCGCAACGCCGCTCGCGACGTCTCCGACGAGCGTGCGCTCCAGTTGCTCGCCCAGACCGTCGAGTCCGTGTTCGGGACCGGCGCGTACCCCGTCGGGTTCACCGACGACGGTCGCCTGGGCGAGGTGCCCGACGACAAACGGGCGAAGACGGTCGTCAAGAACGCCCCTTGGACGGAAGCGGAGGTGGCCGAGATCGTCAAGAATCGACCCACTGGCCGCCAGTGGCGCAACACGCTGGTGTTCGTCCAACCCAGCGGCGACACGGACATCACCGCCGGCGCCCGCACGGAGACGTTCCTCGGCAAGGCCAAGGAGATTCTGGGAGCCAGACTCCGGAAAGACGACCAGAACTTCGCCGAAGACATCCGGGAGGAGATCGACGACCTCGAAGACGAGTACGAGGCCGACCTGGAACGTCGCGTCCGCAGCGCATACGGCGACGTGCTCGACACGGACGACCCGCTGAACGGGTTCGATACGGCGACCACACTCGATCTGGAGACGTACACGGGCCTGGAGCGACTCCCGACGGCCAGCGAGATCGCCGCCGCCTCGGAGGCGGCCCCGTTCGACCTGAAGCGTCACGCAGAAGACATCGTCGCCGACCGACTCGACGCCCGCGACGAGATCACCGTCGCCGACGTGTACGACCGCTTCCTCCGTGACCCCTCGCGGCCCATCCCCGCAGACGAGTCGGCCGTCGCCAGCGCGGTCGCCGAGGCGCTCGACGGCGACGACGTGTTGGCACATCGGACGGACGGGTTCACGGAGACGTTCGACACGCTCGACCCCGACACGACACTCGTCGCACGGGAGGACGTGGCCGACTGGACGGACGACGATGTCGCCTCGGAGCTCCGGACGGCGTTCGGCCGGGGTGAGGAGGCGGTGGATCTGGGCTCGTTCGAGTTGGACCTCCGCGACCGGACGGACGTGTGGTTCCCGGAGCAGTCCGTCGAGGAGGCGGTGAAACACGCCGCCGGCCGACTCGCCCGCGAGGACCGCTACGTCCTGTTCAACGGCGACGAGATCTTGGACCGGCCACGCTCGGACGCGACGCTGCGAGACACGGCCGACGCCGACTCGGTGGACGCGGACGACGTCCGCGACCGGATCACCGCGACCCTCTCGGAGAGCCCCGCCGTCGACACGGCGGACGTGCTCGGCTCGATCCGGAACGACCGGGCGGTCCACCTCCCGGCCGACGAGACGGAACGCGTCTTCAGACGCGCCGTCGACGACCTGCTGGACGGTCCCCACCGCCTCCGCGAGGACGGTCGTTACCCCGATCAGCTGGGTGACCGCGATCCCGTCGGCGTGACGATCGTCCCGTTCCTCGGCGACGACGGCCGGACGAAGGTCTTGGAGTACGCTGACGGGCTCGACCCGGAGACGACGTTCAGAGCCGAGGGCGTCCGCGACGAGACCGTCCCGGACGAACCGGCCGCCGCAGTCGCCAACGTCCTGTTCTGGGCACTCGACGGCGACCGCGAGACGGACTACCGAGTCGCGCCGGGCAGCCGCGACGATCCGGCCGACTGGCACCGCGGCATCCAGTTCCAAGTCCGGCCGGAGGGCGACGAATTCCAGTACGAGGGCACCGATGCGGAAGAACTCCGGCAACAGTGGAAAGACGAGGGAGCCACCGGCGAGGTCGCCATCGGCACTGTAGAGTACACAGTCCCGGACGACAGCGCCGTCCCGTCGTCGATGACCGGCGTCGCCTCCTTCGGCCGCAGCCGGACGATCCTCGAACTCTCCGAGGGGGTCTCCCACGAGGAGATCGCCGAGATCGTCACCCGCATCCCGACGAACGTGATCGAGATCGAAATCGACGTAGAGTTCGACTGA
- a CDS encoding restriction endonuclease, protein MAVLDDLSGFEFEDLMEDVLRNLGYENVRQASKTADEGRDVLMEEVVDGTRRGVVVECKHTGTVGRPVVQKLHSAVATAEFADPKRGIVVTTGRFTDPAVEYAEQLRANDDPYPIELIDGTDLRQIADEVGLDLYNGRIEILCDETLRPSDPTASVDAPVVEQFRDVDGIDAGDLPRPESELTLRPVVTVTADVDAVFETSVGVVHRVDDRTRLTVHADRDRPRAAQEDVTELVVRNGHSTVEVDESEFAETFDSVEQLRFGQTQTEYKDWAVDRVRRAYTETVHYTGDNNVDYEKECEPKQSDVSVQSVAPVYLPEITQTTRLGEYDYDYEYYAAGPSRTTSVDEIHECVHCSTDGDDGAYTYCRNCGAIACRTHTETERYVGEPVCTGCAVVERFALRTKYFYDEENLEAFREEYADLPPHQKAAENEFLVGGAAAAALVGVVALLLFSGVV, encoded by the coding sequence GTGGCAGTTCTAGACGATCTCTCCGGGTTCGAGTTCGAGGATCTGATGGAAGACGTGCTCCGGAACCTCGGCTACGAGAACGTCAGACAGGCGTCGAAGACGGCCGACGAGGGGAGAGACGTGCTGATGGAGGAGGTGGTCGACGGCACTCGTCGCGGGGTCGTCGTCGAGTGCAAGCACACGGGCACCGTCGGGCGCCCGGTGGTCCAGAAGCTCCACTCGGCCGTCGCAACCGCCGAGTTCGCCGACCCGAAGCGTGGCATCGTCGTCACGACCGGTCGATTCACCGATCCGGCAGTCGAGTACGCCGAGCAGCTCCGGGCGAACGACGACCCGTACCCGATCGAGCTGATCGACGGGACGGACCTCCGGCAGATCGCCGACGAGGTCGGGCTCGACCTGTACAACGGTCGTATCGAGATCCTGTGTGACGAGACGCTCCGGCCGTCCGATCCGACGGCGTCGGTCGATGCGCCCGTCGTCGAGCAGTTTCGGGACGTCGACGGCATCGACGCCGGGGATCTCCCGCGGCCGGAGTCGGAACTCACCCTCCGGCCCGTCGTGACGGTGACGGCAGACGTGGACGCGGTGTTCGAGACCTCCGTCGGGGTCGTTCACCGGGTCGACGACCGGACTCGACTCACAGTCCACGCCGACCGCGACCGCCCGCGGGCCGCGCAGGAGGACGTCACCGAGTTGGTCGTCAGAAACGGTCACTCGACGGTCGAAGTCGACGAGTCGGAGTTCGCGGAGACGTTCGACAGCGTCGAGCAGTTACGCTTCGGTCAGACGCAGACGGAGTACAAAGACTGGGCAGTCGACCGCGTTCGGCGGGCGTACACGGAGACGGTCCACTACACCGGCGACAACAACGTCGACTACGAGAAGGAGTGCGAGCCGAAGCAGTCGGACGTGTCGGTCCAGTCGGTCGCACCCGTCTACCTCCCCGAGATCACCCAGACGACGCGCCTCGGCGAGTACGACTACGACTACGAGTACTACGCCGCCGGGCCGTCGCGGACGACGAGCGTCGACGAGATTCACGAGTGTGTTCACTGTTCTACCGACGGCGACGACGGGGCGTACACGTACTGTCGGAACTGTGGCGCGATCGCCTGCCGCACCCACACCGAGACGGAACGGTACGTCGGCGAGCCGGTGTGTACGGGGTGTGCCGTCGTCGAGCGGTTTGCGCTCCGGACGAAGTACTTCTACGACGAGGAGAACCTCGAAGCGTTCCGCGAGGAGTACGCCGACCTCCCGCCACACCAGAAGGCAGCCGAAAACGAGTTCCTCGTCGGCGGTGCCGCGGCGGCGGCGCTCGTCGGCGTAGTCGCACTCCTGCTCTTCTCGGGTGTCGTCTGA